The Gloeobacter violaceus PCC 7421 DNA window TCGAGATCGATCCGCTCTACGCCGAAGCAAAACGCGACCCGCTTGCGGAGGTGATCGAAGCGGCGGGGCGGGCGGGAATCCGGATGGTGATCCCCTGGTTCGAGTACGGCTTTGCCAGTTCGCCGCGCTCCGACGGCGGCCATATTTTACTCACCCGGCCCGCGTGGACGGCCCGGGTGAGCGGCGGAGCGCCGCTGGTCAAAAACGGTCTGGTCTGGATGAACGCCCTCGACCCCGAGGTGCAGAATTTCGTTCTCAGCCTGATGCTGGAGGTGGCGACGCACTACGACATCGTGGGAGTCCAGGGGGACGACCGCCTGCCTGCCCTGCCGGTTGAAGGGGGCTACGACCCGCGCACTGTCGAGCTGTTTCGCGAGACCACCGGCAGTGATCCTCCCGGGTGGGCGAGTGAGCCGGGTTGGGTGCAATGGCGGGCAGACAGGCTCACGGAATTTCTAGGAAGGCTATACACACAGATCAAATCCGTTCGGCCGGAATTGCTGCTTTCCCTGGCTCCGAGCGTCTACCCCTTCAGCTTGAACCACTACCTGCAGGATGTGGCCGAGTGGGCGCGGCGGGGTTGGTTCGACCTGCTCCATCCCCAGGTCTACCGCGAAAACTTCGGCCAGTACCGGCGGGAGATCGACAGGTTCAAACGGGATTTTCCACCCGAGGCGACGGGCCGGATCGCACCGGGGATCGCCTTCAAGGCCAACGGTGTCGAGATCGGCGTCGACGATGTGCGCAGGCGCATTGCCCTCAATTGCGAGCGGGGATTGGGGGGGGAAGTGTTTTTTTACTTCGACGGATTGTGTGCGAACGATGGGCGAATGGTCAAGGCTTTTCGAGACTGAATGTGAGAATTCGTAAGCATCTGCAAGTTCTTCGGACAGTCCCGCAAGCTTGAACGCACCTTTGCTTGCACAATCTGCACGAACGCCCCGGCGGCGTACCTTACAGTGGGCTTGTTCTGGTAATCGGGTATCGACAGGATGGCGGCTATGGGAAAAAGGTGGGTCGCGTTCGGCTTGGGCCTGGCAGGCTCGCTCGCGGCGGTGGCGGCGGTGGCGCAGCAGGTCAATTCGACGGCTTCGGAGCAGTCTTTGCGGCGGGCAAGGGCGGTGCTCGATGCGGGGATCGAAGCGCTGGGCGGGCCGCAGGTCCTGGAGAAGAGCCGCCGCATCACCCTCAAGGAAGTGGGCCACAGCCTGAACGCCTACCAGAGCGCGAATCCTGAGCCCCCTTACAGCAAAACCGCCTACGAGGAAGTGACCGTTATCGACTACAAGGACGGCCGATTGTTCAATGAACAAAAGTCGGCTTTTCCCGGAATTGTCGTCTGGAACCGGACGATCATCGACGGCCAGAATGGCTACAACCTGGACATGCGGGCCAAAACGGCGGTGGCGATTGCCGACCCGTCAATTGCCGCCAACCGCGCCATCGTGCGCAAATTGCCCCATTTGCTTTTGCGGGAAGCCCGTAACCGCGTCGATACCTTGCGCTGGGTCGGAGAAGACGACTTTGGGGGCAAAAAACAGCAGGTGATCACCTACGCCCGCGACGACGGCCGCCAGCTTGCCCTCTACTTCGATGCTCAGACCCGTTTGCTCACCAAGAGCGATTTTTTGTATACCGACCCGGCGGTGGGCGACTCGCGCTCCGAATTCGTCTATCCGGGCTACCGGGAGGTAGAAGGCGTCAAAGTGCCCACCGGCCGTTCCTTCTATAACGCCGGCGAGCCGATTCAAACGACCGAGTACACCCAGGTGCAATTCGGCCAGGCGGTGAGCGACGCCCAGGTGGCGATCCCGGCAAATTTCAATAAGGCCCCCGCCCCGACCCCCGACGGTGAGAAGCTGACCCAACTGGGCGATGGCGTGTATCTTCTCGAAAACGCGGCCCTCAACTACAACACCCTGTTCGTCGCTTTCGAGGAGTACGTTCTGGTGGTGGACGCCCCCGAGCCGCTGCCCTACTCGGCCCACACCAGCAGGGTCATCGAGCGGATCAAAAAGACCGTTCCGGGCAAACCAATCCAATATCTGGTGCTTACCCACCACCACGCCGATCATACCGGGGGCGTGCGGACCTATATTGCCGAGGGCACCACGGTCGTCACCACTCCGGGTAACCGGGGGGCGATCGAAAAGCTGATGGCCGGCCGCTACACCATTGCACCGGATGAGTTTGCCAGGAAGCCCCAACCGCTCAAACTCGAAACGATCGAAGGCAAAAAGCGGGTATTCCGAGACGGCAAGCGCATCGTCGAATTCTACGACATCGGTCCCAACCCCCATGCCCAGGAGATGGTCGTAGCCTGGCTACCCAAAGAAAAAATTCTCTTTCAGGCCGATCTCATCAACGTCAATGCGGGGGGCACCGTTCCCCCCGCCCAGGAGGCGACCATCAGCCTTGCCCAGAGGCTGGCACAGTTGGGGATCACCCCAGAGCGCATCGCCTGTGTGCATGGGCGGACGATCACCGCCCAGGAACTGCGCGCTTCCCTTGTCCAGGCGCGTGACGACGGTTGAAGGCCGCCCCTTGCGCGTTATCGAGCGCATAAGCTTGCAGGCAGTCGGAGCGCAGGCTTAGAAAAGCCTGCGATTCCTGCGCGCTGCCTCTCCATCAAGATCCCTGCTCCTCTCCGAACAATCGGCGCAGAATATGCCCTTGGGCTCTGTAGAGATCCTCAATACGTTCTTGATGGCGCTGCAGTTGTTCTTGCTGGGCGAAGATCTGACCCTGCTGGGTGAGCATCTGGTCCTGTTGGGTGAGCATTTGGTCCTGTTGGGTAAGCATCTGCTGTTGCATGTTTTGCATGACCGGCAGGATTTGGCCGAGGATGTTGGCCATCTGCTCAACGACCGAGCCGGTAGCAGCCAAATGCTGCAGCGTTTGGGTAAGCTGCTGGTTGAGCACCACTTGACCGGTGCGCAGTTCGGCAAGGAGGTCGAGCTGGTTGCCGAACTGTTGGACCAAAGCTTCCAGAACACGCTCGACACGCTCGATTCGATCGGGAGGTTGGCCGTTGGTGTTCATGGGTTGCCCGGGTTAGAAGTGCACGGCGATACTCTATTCAATCACTGCTGAATCTTTACTGTGCTTGCCCGTAAATTGCTGTCGGGTGCTGCTGGTAAAAAGCCCAGAGCTGATCGCCATAAGAAAAATGCCACCACTCCCCAGGATGTTGCTGAAAACCGGCTTCCTCCATGGCCGTGCGCAGTCTGGCGCGGTAGTAGTGAAATCGCCGCCCGATCTCAGTCGGGTCTTCAAAGTAGTGGTCAGGAGAAGAGCGCTCGGAAATCTCGTCGATTTCTCCACCCATGGCCACGGGTTTTCCAGACGTATCGGCCAGGGTCAGATCCACCGCAGCTCCGGTGCTATGGGGCGGGGGAGTGGCCGGATCGAGGCTCGGTTCGGCCCAGAAGCGGTGCACTTGCTCGACAAGTTCCGAGCGCTGTTGAGCAGTCAGCCTTTGCGCGTCCAATCCGAAATGGGACAGCAGATCCGCGAAAGTCCAATCGACCATGAACTGCTGCACAGCGATGGGCCGGTAGGCATCGAAGATGATCAACCACAGGTCCGAATCGTTTGTCTGCAAAATGCGCTGCGCCTCCAGCAAACGCTCGACCACACCCGATCGCAGACAAAACGGCGAAATCCGGCCGTAGGGAGCACCGAGGGCGATGTAGGGGTGAGGCTCGAAGCGCAGCAGAGCGGGCGGCAACTCCACCAGCGGCTCGCCGGATTCGACAATCGGTACTTGCCGGTACGCCCGATTCAGACGCTGCCTCCCACTTTGTCGCGGTAGAGGGCGAGCAAACGGTCGAGGGTGTCCTGGACTGTGAAGGTGTCGGTGTTGACCTCGATGGCGTCGTCTGCCTTGCGCAAGGGGGCGTAGGCGCGGCTCATATCCTGGTTGTCGCGGCTGCGGATCTGCTCTTTGAGCACTTCGATATCGGGTACCGGCAAACCTTTGGCCTTCAGGTCGTCCGCGCGGCGCAGCGCCCGCTCCTCGACGGAGGCGGTCAGATAAATTTTCAGTTCCGCCCGGGAAAAGACGTGGGTGCCGATGTCGCGGCCGTCAAGGATGACCCCCCCCGCTTCGCCGATGCGGCGCTGCTGGGCAACCAGTTCGCTGCGCACCCCCGGATGGGAAGACACGGCGCTCACGTGCAGCGACACCGCCTCATCGCGCACCGCCCGGGTCACTTCTTCGCCATCCACCCACACCCGGGTGGGAAAGGCACTCTGGTAGCCGGGGGCAAGCCGGATGCGCACCGCCCGGGTCAGGGCGCTGAGCCGCTCCCCATCGAGGGGATCGATTCGCTCCTGCATGGCCCTCCAGGTGACCGCCCGGTACATCGCCCCCGTGTCGATATAGAGAAACCCGAGCCGCTGGGCCAGGCGGCGGGCGAGCGTCGATTTGCCCGCTCCGGCGGGTCCGTCGATGGCGATAATCGGCCGGCGCTCGTGGTGCTGACCCAGCACGACGTTGTCGATCAGACGCGTGGATCCGACCCGCACCGCCGCCGCCACCAGCACCGGTCCCGCGTTGTCCTGACGGGGAGCGAGCCGCTCGGGATCCACCGCCGCCACGTATTCGATCTCCAGGCCCGGTTCGCTTGCGAGCACCGAACGGACGGCGCGCTCCAGTTCGCTCGCCTGCCGCTCGCCCCCTGCCCACAGATGGGCCGCTTTGTCGAGGGCGCGGGGCAAAGCGAGGGCGGTGCTCCGTTGCGCAGAACTCAAATAGACATTGCGGGAACTCAGGGCAAGGCCATCCGGATCGTGCACGGTCGGGCAGACGACGATGCGACCGCCGATATTGAGATCGCAGCAGACGGACTTGATCACCGCCACCTGCTGGGCGTCTTTCTGGCCGAAGTAGGCGCGCACCGGCTGCACCAAGTTCATCACCTTGGCCACGACGGTGGCCACACCGCTGAAGTGGCCTGGGCGCGAGAGTCCGCACATCACCTCGGTGAGGGCCGGATCCGGTACTACTTTGGTGCCGGAACCCAGCGGGTAGAGTTCGGACTCCGGCGGCGCAAAGACGAGATCCACCCCTTCGTGGCGGCAGAGTTCAAGATCGGCTTCCAGGGGCCGCGGGTAGCGGCTCAGGTCTTCGCTCGACCCGAACTGGGTGGGATTGACAAAGATACTGACCACCAGCACAGTGTTCTCACGGCGAGCGCGGGCGATCAAGCTGCGGTGGCCTTCGTGCAACGCCCCCATCGTCATCACCAGCCCCATCTCCACGCCGGCGACCGGGGCGCGCGCCCGCCGGAACGCTTCGAGCCTGGCCACGGTTTCGACGACTTTCACAGCGTTCCCCCCCGACCCGACGGCATCCGTGGGCTTCAACTGCCGACAGCGCTCCCCACCAGTCCCGTAAGCGGCGAACTGGCGCTGGCGTAGGTTTTGACCGGGATGGCCCCCGCCTGATGGGCAAGCCGGCCCGCCTCGGTGGCCAGGCCCATCGCACGGCCCATGGCGATGGGCTCTTCGGCCTGGGCGATGGCGGTGTTGATCAGCAGCGCCGCCGCTCCCATCTCCATCGCCCGGCAAGCCTCCGAAGGTGTGCGGATGCCCGCGTCCACCACCACCGGCACCGGCGATTCGGCAATAATGAGCGCAATGGCCGCCGCGTTTTGAAGGCCCTGGCCGGAGCCGATGGGAGAACCCAAAGGCATCACCGTGGCGCAGCCCATCTCCCAGAGCCGCCGGGCCAGGTGAAAATCGGCGTTGATATAGGGCAGCACCGTGAAGCCCTGTTTGATGAGCGTCTCCGCCGCCTGCAAGGTGCCGAGGGGGTCGGGCAGCAGGTACTTGGTCTCGGGGATCACCTCGAGCTTCACCCAGTGGTTGTCCTCCTGGCCCAGGATCTTCGCCATCTCGCGGCCGAAGTGGGCGTAGCGCACCGCTTCTTCGGCGCTCTTCGCCCCGGCGGTGTTGGGCAGCATCCAGAGTTTTTGCCAATTGAGTTCCTGGCCGAGGCCGCCGTGGCCCGGCACACCCTCCTGCACCCGCCGCACAGCGACGGTGACAATTTCGCTTCCAGAAGCGGCGACGGCGGCGCGCATCACCTCGAAGGAGCGATATTTGCCGGTGCCGGTCATCAGCCGCGAGCGGAAGGAGCGATTGGCAATCTGCAGCGCATCGGGCGGCGATTGGGTCTGGATCACAGCAGATCCTCCGTGTCGGGGTGATAGTGGTCGTCCCCGTTTGCCGGCGCCTCTTCTCCCTGCACCAACGAGTAGACCTGCTTGCCGACCAGCAGGCGGGTGATCCCCTTGCGCAGCAAGTAAAGGCGCGTCGAGAGAATCAGGTGCGCGGGCAGACGCAGCGGGCGGTGGTAGTGGCTCGAATAGCGCCGCGCCACCCGCTGGTTTTCAAAGATCGGAAGCGTTATTTCCTCGCGCTCGCCGTCGGGGATGGTGCCAATGTTGAAATCGCGCAAAGGCCGGGTCATCAGTTCAGAGGCGCGGTCCACCACCACCCAGCAGGTGCGCGGAAATTCGGCTTCTGCAAACGGCAAAACCTCGATAGGCAGCGACGATTCGGCAGTGAGGGTTTCCGGCTCCAAAGGCAACCCGTCTTCATCCTCTTCTTCGTCAAAATCGTCTTCTTCGTCGAATTCTTCGCCCGCGAAGCGCCCCGCGGACTGGGCAAATTCCGCCTCCAGTTCGGCAAACTGAGACGGTACCGCGGCAGAAGCTTCAGAAGATTCACCCGTCGACATCCGAGCTGGATCGGAGCGCTTG harbors:
- a CDS encoding glycoside hydrolase family 10 protein, yielding MERLRGVWLTNVGSRVLHSREAIVRAMDLLAQTGFNAVFPVVWNKGFTLYPSRIMLELFGIEIDPLYAEAKRDPLAEVIEAAGRAGIRMVIPWFEYGFASSPRSDGGHILLTRPAWTARVSGGAPLVKNGLVWMNALDPEVQNFVLSLMLEVATHYDIVGVQGDDRLPALPVEGGYDPRTVELFRETTGSDPPGWASEPGWVQWRADRLTEFLGRLYTQIKSVRPELLLSLAPSVYPFSLNHYLQDVAEWARRGWFDLLHPQVYRENFGQYRREIDRFKRDFPPEATGRIAPGIAFKANGVEIGVDDVRRRIALNCERGLGGEVFFYFDGLCANDGRMVKAFRD
- a CDS encoding MBL fold metallo-hydrolase, which encodes MGKRWVAFGLGLAGSLAAVAAVAQQVNSTASEQSLRRARAVLDAGIEALGGPQVLEKSRRITLKEVGHSLNAYQSANPEPPYSKTAYEEVTVIDYKDGRLFNEQKSAFPGIVVWNRTIIDGQNGYNLDMRAKTAVAIADPSIAANRAIVRKLPHLLLREARNRVDTLRWVGEDDFGGKKQQVITYARDDGRQLALYFDAQTRLLTKSDFLYTDPAVGDSRSEFVYPGYREVEGVKVPTGRSFYNAGEPIQTTEYTQVQFGQAVSDAQVAIPANFNKAPAPTPDGEKLTQLGDGVYLLENAALNYNTLFVAFEEYVLVVDAPEPLPYSAHTSRVIERIKKTVPGKPIQYLVLTHHHADHTGGVRTYIAEGTTVVTTPGNRGAIEKLMAGRYTIAPDEFARKPQPLKLETIEGKKRVFRDGKRIVEFYDIGPNPHAQEMVVAWLPKEKILFQADLINVNAGGTVPPAQEATISLAQRLAQLGITPERIACVHGRTITAQELRASLVQARDDG
- a CDS encoding M15 family metallopeptidase, which produces MELPPALLRFEPHPYIALGAPYGRISPFCLRSGVVERLLEAQRILQTNDSDLWLIIFDAYRPIAVQQFMVDWTFADLLSHFGLDAQRLTAQQRSELVEQVHRFWAEPSLDPATPPPHSTGAAVDLTLADTSGKPVAMGGEIDEISERSSPDHYFEDPTEIGRRFHYYRARLRTAMEEAGFQQHPGEWWHFSYGDQLWAFYQQHPTAIYGQAQ
- a CDS encoding bifunctional pantoate--beta-alanine ligase/(d)CMP kinase; translation: MKVVETVARLEAFRRARAPVAGVEMGLVMTMGALHEGHRSLIARARRENTVLVVSIFVNPTQFGSSEDLSRYPRPLEADLELCRHEGVDLVFAPPESELYPLGSGTKVVPDPALTEVMCGLSRPGHFSGVATVVAKVMNLVQPVRAYFGQKDAQQVAVIKSVCCDLNIGGRIVVCPTVHDPDGLALSSRNVYLSSAQRSTALALPRALDKAAHLWAGGERQASELERAVRSVLASEPGLEIEYVAAVDPERLAPRQDNAGPVLVAAAVRVGSTRLIDNVVLGQHHERRPIIAIDGPAGAGKSTLARRLAQRLGFLYIDTGAMYRAVTWRAMQERIDPLDGERLSALTRAVRIRLAPGYQSAFPTRVWVDGEEVTRAVRDEAVSLHVSAVSSHPGVRSELVAQQRRIGEAGGVILDGRDIGTHVFSRAELKIYLTASVEERALRRADDLKAKGLPVPDIEVLKEQIRSRDNQDMSRAYAPLRKADDAIEVNTDTFTVQDTLDRLLALYRDKVGGSV
- a CDS encoding thiazole synthase; amino-acid sequence: MIQTQSPPDALQIANRSFRSRLMTGTGKYRSFEVMRAAVAASGSEIVTVAVRRVQEGVPGHGGLGQELNWQKLWMLPNTAGAKSAEEAVRYAHFGREMAKILGQEDNHWVKLEVIPETKYLLPDPLGTLQAAETLIKQGFTVLPYINADFHLARRLWEMGCATVMPLGSPIGSGQGLQNAAAIALIIAESPVPVVVDAGIRTPSEACRAMEMGAAALLINTAIAQAEEPIAMGRAMGLATEAGRLAHQAGAIPVKTYASASSPLTGLVGSAVGS